In Miscanthus floridulus cultivar M001 chromosome 5, ASM1932011v1, whole genome shotgun sequence, one genomic interval encodes:
- the LOC136451512 gene encoding probable small nuclear ribonucleoprotein F produces the protein MATVPVNPKPFLNNLTGKTVIVKLKWGMEYKGYLTSVDSYMNLQLANTEEYIDGQFSGNLGEILIRCNNVLYLRGVPEDTEIEDAE, from the exons ACTGTGCCAGTTAACCCAAAACCTTTCTTGAACAATCTGACAGGGAAGACTGTAATTGTCAAACTTAAGTGGGGTATGGAGTACAAAG GGTATCTTACTTCTGTTGACTCATACATGAACCTTCAG CTTGCTAACACAGAGGAGTACATTGATGGACAATTCTCTGGAAACTTGGGTGAGATTCTGATCAG ATGCAACAACGTCCTTTATCTCCGAGGTGTTCCAGAAGATACAGAGATAGAGGATGCGGAGTGA